In one Sebastes umbrosus isolate fSebUmb1 chromosome 13, fSebUmb1.pri, whole genome shotgun sequence genomic region, the following are encoded:
- the nr4a2a gene encoding nuclear receptor subfamily 4 group A member 2a — MPCVQAQYGSSPQGASPASQSYSYHTAGEYSCDFLTPEFVKFSMDLTNTEITATTSLPSFSTFMDNYNTGYDVKPPCLYQMPHSGGDQSSIKVEDVQMHSYHHQQGHLQPPPQSEEMMAAHSGGPMYFKPSSPHAPSTPNFQVQPNHMWEDPGSLHSFHQNYVAATSHMMDQQRKNPVSRLSLFSFKQSPPGTPVSSCQMRFDGPLHVSMNHDNSGVHHHRGLDGQSFAVPSAIRKQAAGLAFPHSLQLGHGHQLVDSGVPSPPSRGSPSNEGLCAVCGDNAACQHYGVRTCEGCKGFFKRTVQKNAKYVCLANKNCPVDKRRRNRCQFCRFQKCMVVGMVREVVRTDNLKGRRGRLPSKPKSPQEPSPPSPPVSLISALVRAHVDSNPSMSALDYSRFQANPDYQMTGDNTQHIQQFYDLLTGSMEIIRGWAEKIPGFCDLPKQDQDLLFESAFLELFVLRLAYRSNPVEGKLIFCNGVVLHRLQCVRGFGEWVDAIVDFSSNLQSMNIDISAFSCIAALAMVTERHGLKEPKRVEDLQNKIVNCLKDQVTFNGGGLNRPNYLSKLLGKLPELRTLCTQGLQRIFYLKLEDLVPPPAIIDKLFLDTLPF; from the exons ATGCCCTGCGTTCAGGCTCAGTATGGATCATCACCTCAAGGAGCTAGTCCTGCTTCCCAGAGCTACAGCTACCACACCGCAGGAGAATACAGCTGCGACTTCCTAACACCCGAGTTTGTTAAGTTTAGCATGGACTTGACCAACACTGAAATCACAGCCACCACTTCTCTCCCGAGTTTCAGCACATTCATGGACAACTACAACACCGGTTACGACGTCAAACCGCCCTGTCTGTATCAGATGCCCCACTCTGGAGGAGACCAATCCTCCATCAAGGTGGAGGACGTCCAGATGCACAGCTACCACCACCAGCAGGGCCACCTGCAGCCTCCTCCTCAGTCGGAGGAGATGATGGCGGCTCACTCTGGTGGGCCTATGTACTTCAAACCATCCTCTCCTCACGCTCCGAGCACGCCAAACTTCCAGGTTCAGCCCAATCACATGTGGGAGGATCCGGGCTCCCTGCACAGTTTCCACCAGAACTATGTCGCGGCCACGTCTCACATGATGGACCAGCAGCGCAAGAATCCAGTTTCAAGGCTTTCCCTCTTCTCCTTCAAGCAATCCCCGCCCGGTACTCCCGTTTCCAGCTGTCAGATGCGGTTCGACGGGCCTCTGCACGTCTCCATGAACCACGACAACTCCGGAGTGCACCACCACCGAGGCCTGGACGGGCAGAGCTTCGCGGTGCCCAGCGCCATCCGGAAACAAGCTGCTGGTCTGGCATTTCCTCACTCCCTGCAGCTCGGACACGGCCACCAGCTGGTGGACAGCGGTGTGCCGTCGCCTCCGTCCAGAGGATCTCCGTCAAACGAGGGTCTGTGTGCGGTGTGCGGAGACAACGCAGCCTGCCAGCATTATGGAGTGAGAACCTGCGAGGGCTGCAAAGGATTCTTCAAG cGCACCGTTCAGAAAAACGCTAAATACGTGTGTTTAGCAAATAAAAACTGCCCTGTTGACAAACGCCGAAGAAATCGCTGCCAGTTCTGCCGCTTCCAGAAGTGCATGGTCGTCGGAATGGTGAGAGAAG TTGTCCGGACTGATAATCTGAAAGGTCGGAGAGGACGACTACCATCCAAACCCAAAAGTCCTCAGGAGCCCTCTCCTCCTTCGCCGCCGGTGAGCCTCATAAGCGCACTTGTTCGAGCCCATGTGGACTCCAACCCATCCATGTCTGCCTTGGACTACTCCAGA TTCCAGGCAAACCCTGACTACCAAATGACCGGAGACAACACTCAGCACATCCAGCAGTTCTACGACCTCCTGACGGGCTCCATGGAGATCATCCGAGGCTGGGCGGAGAAGATCCCGGGCTTCTGTGATCTACCCAAGCAAGATCAGGATCTCCTCTTTGAATCCGCCTTCCTGGAGCTGTTCGTCCTGCGGCTGGCGTACAG GTCCAACCCGGTGGAAGGCaaacttattttttgtaatgGAGTGGTGTTACACCGGCTACAGTGCGTCCGTGGGTTTGGAGAGTGGGTGGACGCCATCGTGGACTTTTCTTCCAACTTGCAGAGCATGAACATTGACATCTCAGCTTTCTCCTGCATCGCAGCTCTGGCCATGGTAACAG AGCGACACGGGCTCAAAGAACCCAAGAGAGTGGAGGATCTCCAAAACAAGATAGTCAACTGCCTCAAAGATCAAGTGACGTTCAATGGCGGCGGATTGAATCGGCCCAACTACTTGTCAAAACTCTTGGGAAAGCTCCCAGAACTGCGCACACTATGTACCCAAGGTCTGCAGCGTAT